From a single Populus nigra chromosome 18, ddPopNigr1.1, whole genome shotgun sequence genomic region:
- the LOC133678425 gene encoding receptor-like protein 9DC3 gives MGFSPLCLSQSLSFILFLFHFHSTISSPLSSNYQSLSLLQFKQSFSISRSASSEYYCQYPFPKTESWKEGTDCCLWDGVSCDLKTGHVTALDLSCSMLYGTLLPNNSLFSLHHLQQLDLSFNDFNSSHISSRFGQFSNLTHLNLSSSDLAGQVPLEVSHLSKLVSLDLSWNYDLSLEPICFDKLVRNLTKLRELDLSSVDMSLVVPSSLMNLSSSLSSLKLNDCRLQGKLPSSMGKFKHLQYLDLGENNLTGPIPYDFEQLSELVSLHLSSNNYLSLEPISFDKIVQNLTKLRDLALGSVNMSLVAPNSLTNLSSSLSSLSLWGCGLQGKFPGNIFLLPNLESLDLSDNKGLTGSFPSSNLSNVLSRLGLSNTRISVYLENDLISNLKSLEYMYLSNSNIIRSDLAPLGNLTHLIYLDLSVNNLSGEIPSSLGNLVHLHSLLLGSNNFVGQVPDSLDSLVNLLYLDLSNNQLIGSIHSQLNTLSNLRSLYLSNNLFNGTIPSFLLALPSLQHLDLHNNNLIGNISELQHYSLVSLDLSNNHLHGTIPSSVFKQQNLEVLILASNSGLTGEISSFICKLRFLRVLDLSNSSFSGSMPLCLGNFTNMLSVLHLGMNNLQGTIPSTFSKDNSLEYLNLNGNELEGKISPSIINCTMLEVLDLGNNKIEDTFPCFLETLPRLQILVLKSNKLQGFVKGPTAYNSFSKLRILDISDNNFSGPLPTEYFNSLEAMMASDQNMIYMRARNYSSYVYSIEITWKGVEIELLKIQSTIRVLDLSNNNFTGEIPKVIGKLKALQQLNLSHNSLTGHIQSSLGILANLESLDLSSNLLTGRIPMQLEGLTFLAILNLSHNQLEGPIPSGEQFNTFNASSFEGNLGLCGFQVLKECYGDEAPSLPPSLPPSSFNEGDDSTLFGDGCGWKAVTMGYGCGFVFGVATGYFVFRTKKYLWFLRMVEDKWNLEVNWALLL, from the coding sequence ATGGGGTTTTCACCACTGTGCCTCTCTCAATCTCTCTCTTTCATTCTGTTTCTCTTCCATTTCCATTCAACAATTTCATCTCCACTCTCCTCAAATTACCAATCTCTTTCTCTCCTTCAATTCAAACAATCCTTCTCCATTAGTAGATCTGCTTCATCGGAGTACTATTGTCAATATCCCTTTCCAAAAACAGAGTCATGGAAAGAGGGTACAGACTGCTGCTTGTGGGATGGGGTCTCTTGTGACCTGAAAACCGGGCATGTCACTGCACTGGACCTCTCTTGCAGCATGCTTTACGGCACCCTCCTTCCCAAtaattctctcttctctctccatCATCTTCAACAGCTCGACCTCTCTTTCAATGATTTCAACTCCTCCCATATTTCTTCTCGATTTGGCCAGTTCTCCAATCTAACACATCTTAACCTAAGTTCTTCAGATCTTGCAGGCCAAGTTCCATTAGAAGTCTCTCACCTCTCCAAATTGGTTTCACTTGATCTCTCTTGGAACTACGATCTAAGTCTAGAACCAATTTGTTTTGACAAGCTTGTTCGAAACCTAACCAAGCTTAGAGAACTCGATTTGAGTTCCGTAGACATGTCTCTGGTTGTACCCAGTTCCTTGATGAATCTGTCCTCTTCTCTGTCATCACTCAAACTCAATGACTGTAGATTGCAAGGAAAACTCCCATCCTCAATGGGGAAATTTAAGCACCTGCAGTACTTGGATCTTGGAGAGAACAATCTTACTGGTCCAATTCCATATGATTTTGAGCAACTCAGTGAGTTGGTTTCCCTTCATCTCTCTTCCAACAATTATCTAAGTCTAGAACCAATTTCTTTTGACAAGATTGTTCAAAACCTAACCAAGCTAAGAGATCTCGCTCTGGGTTCTGTAAATATGTCTTTGGTTGCACCTAATTCCTTGACGAATCTGTCCTCTTCTTTGTCATCTCTTTCCCTTTGGGGTTGTGGATTGCAGGGGAAATTCCCGGGTAACATCTTTCTCCTCCCAAACCTTGAATCACTGGATCTGTCAGACAACAAGGGCCTCACTGGCTCTTTTCCTTCGTCCAATTTGAGTAATGTTCTCTCTCGGTTGGGTCTTTCTAATACCAGAATTTCAGTTTATTTAGAAAACGACTTAATCAGTAATCTAAAGTCATTAGAATATATGTATCTTAGTAATAGTAATATTATAAGGTCAGATTTAGCCCCGCTTGGTAATCTTACACATCTCATTTATTTAGACCTCTCAGTTAATAATTTAAGCGGTGAGATCCCATCGTCACTTGGAAACCTTGTACACCTCCATTCCTTGCTTCTCGGTTCTAATAATTTTGTGGGTCAAGTTCCAGATTCTTTGGATAGCCTTGTCAATCttttatatttggatttatcaaataatcaattaataGGCTCTATCCATTCTCAATTAAATACCCTTTCAAATCTACGATCTCTATATTTATCCAATAACTTGTTCAATGGAACAATACCATCCTTTTTGTTAGCTCTTCCTTCTTTACAGCATCTTGATCTTCATAACAATAATCTCATAGGCAATATAAGTGAACTCCAACACTATTCATTGGTATCCCTTGATTTGAGCAATAACCACTTGCACGGTACAATCCCAAGTTCGGTTTTCAAACAACAGAACTTGGAAGTCCTTATTCTTGCGTCCAATAGTGGATTGACAGGTgagatttcttcttttatttgcaAGCTGAGATTCCTTCGGGTCCTGGACTTGTCCAACAGCAGCTTTAGTGGTTCTATGCCACTATGTTTGGGGAACTTCACCAACATGCTCTCGGTATTGCATCTAGGCATGAACAATCTTCAAGGCACCATCCCTTCAACATTTTCAAAGGATAATAGCTTGGAATATCTCAACCTCAATGGAAATGAATTAGAAGGCAAAATATCACCGTCTATCATCAACTGCACAATGTTGGAAGTTCTTGATCTTGGCAACAATAAGATTGAGGATACATTTCCCTGCTTTCTAGAAACGCTTCCACGGCTGCAAATTCTTGTCCTAAAATCCAATAAACTCCAAGGCTTTGTGAAGGGTCCGACTGCATATAATTCCTTCTCTAAATTACGGATTCTTGACATCTCTGACAACAATTTTAGTGGGCCATTGCCAACTGAATATTTCAATAGTCTTGAAGCAATGATGGCCTCGGATCAAAACATGATTTACATGAGAGCAAGAAATTACTCTAGCTATGTCTATTCCATAGAAATAACATGGAAAGGTGTAGAAATTGAGCTTCTCAAGATACAAAGTACCATCAGAGTACTTGATTTGTCAAATAACAATTTCACGGGAGAAATTCCAAAGGTGATCGGAAAGCTTAAAGCACTCCAACAACTCAACCTCTCTCATAATTCCCTTACAGGTCATATCCAATCATCATTGGGAATTTTGGCCAATTTGGAATCATTAGATCTATCTTCAAATTTGCTTACCGGAAGGATTCCAATGCAGCTGGAGGGTCTAACATTTCTTGCAATCCTAAACCTTTCACATAACCAACTCGAGGGGCCAATACCAAGTGGAGAGCAATTCAACACCTTTAATGCAAGCTCATTTGAAGGAAACTTGGGTTTATGTGGATTTCAAGTACTAAAAGAATGCTACGGTGATGAGGCACCATCATTGCCGCCATCATTGCCGCCATCAAGCTTTAATGAAGGAGATGATTCAACATTGTTTGGAGATGGATGTGGATGGAAAGCTGTGACAATGGGGTATGGATGTGGGTTTGTGTTTGGAGTTGCAACGGGATACTTTGTgtttagaacaaaaaaatatttatggtttCTTAGGATGGTTGAAGATAAATGGAATCTCGAGGTTAATTGGGCATTACTTCTATGA